In the genome of Halosolutus amylolyticus, the window CCCGATCGGCGGAGTTGTTCGCCCGAGTTCTCGATGTACTGGCGGATGGACTCCTCGCGGTAGCCCTGCTCGGTCAGGTAGTCCGTCGCGGTCGCGATGAAGTCGAAGTTCGAGTCCAGGGTGACACAGACCCCCTCGACGACGGTCGCGACCCGCAGGACGAGCGCGAGATTCTTCGGCAGGCGGAAGGGAAACTCGTAGATCGAGTCCTCGATCTGGCCGACGATCTGCTGGACGCGGTACTGTTCGATGTCCTGGCCGCGGGCGTCGGCGATCGCCAGTTCCATCACCTCCGCCATCACGCCCCGATCGGCCTCCGGACTCAGGGTACCGATCTCGATCAGCGCGTCGAGGATGGCGTCGATGTCCTGGTTGGCGACGGCGATGTAGAAGTCGACGATCTTCTCCTGGACGAACTCGTCGACCCGGCCGGACATCCCGAAGTCGTAGAAGATGATCCGGCCCTCGTCGGTCACCGCGAGATTGCCCGGGTGCGGGTCGGCGTGGAAGACCCCGTCGTCGATGATCATCTGGAGGTACGATCGCTGGAGGTTCTCCGCGACTTCGGTGCGGTCGATCCCCTTGCGATCGAGTTCCGCGACGTCGTTGATCTTCGTTCCCCCAACGTACTCCATCGTGAGCACGCGCGGGCCCGAGTGACTCTCGATCACCCGCGGAATGACGAACCGATCGTCGTCGTCGAAATTCGCCCGAATCTCGGTGAGCATCGTCGCCTCGCGCTCGTAGTCCATCTCCTCGCGGATCGTCTTGGCGAACTCGTCGGCGAGGTTTTCGAGCGAGAAGGCCCGCGAGTCGTCGACGAAGTACATCAGGATCGGGAGCGACCAGCGGACGACTCGCAGGTCGGCCTCCACCAGGTCCTCGATGCCGGGGCGGCGGACTTTGACGGCGACGTCGTGGACCACCTCCTGTTCCGGTCCGTTCTCTCGGACTTCGGCCTGCCCGTCGATTCGGGCCCGGTACACCTGACCGAGACTCGCGCCGCTGATCGCGTCGGTGTCGAACTCGACGAACCGCTCCTCGACGGGACCGAGTTCGTCCTCGAGCACCCGCTTTGCGCCGGCCCACTCCGCGGGCGGCACTTCGTCCTGAAGTGCCGAAAGCACCTCGATGTACTCCGGCGGGAGCACGTCAGGGCGGGTCGACAGCAACTGACCGAGTTTGATGAACGTCGGGCCGAGGGTCAGCAGCGACTCGAGCAACACCTCGGCACGGTGGCGGTGGGTCGCAGAATCGACCCGCCGTCGCCGACCGAACAGCAGGAACCGCCGCCGATCGCGCGCATATGCGAGCAACAGCGGGAGGAAGTGCCAGGCGACGATGACGAAGCGCTTGTAGGCGCGAAGCTGAGCCAGTCTCGGTCACCTCGGATTAGACGTCACCGTCGACGACGTCGATCGTCGTTTCGTCGACGCCCGATCGCTTCGGGAGCGTCAGTTCGAGGACGCCCCGTTCGACCACCGCTTCGGACTCCGACTCCGCCGCGTCGTCGGGCAGTGGTACCTCGAGGTCGAGAAAGAGCGATCGGTTCTCCTCGACGTAGTCGTAGTCGTCGGCGAGGTCTTTCTCCCGGCGAGCCTCGATCGAGATGCGGCCCTCCTCGATCGAGAGGTCGAGCGAGTCGGCGGAGGCCCCGGGCACGTCCAGCACGAGCAAGTAGGCCTCCTCGCTTTCGAGGAGATCGAAGAAGACGTCTTCCGAGAGATCCCGCAACGCATCGCGGAGCGCTGACATGACCGTCAATTGGGTCGCCGATACGAAAAAGGCCGCGGTCGCGGCGGTTCGGACGCGGCCGTTCGCGCGGGCACGAAGCCGTCAGAGCACCCAGGCGATCGCGAGGCCGATCACGGCGACGGCGGCCACGACGGCCCCGCCGCCACGGAGTCCGGCCCGAAGTCCCAGCCGGCGTTCGGTGCTGTCGGAGACGACGAACGGGTAGCCGAACAGCCGATGGCGCAATCGGATCCAGCGACTGTCGGAGAGGACACGCTCGTCGATTCCGACGGCGGCGTTCACCTCGCCCGATCGGCGGGAGACGGTCGTGTCGTACCGCGCCGTGCCGAGGACGAGGATCTCCTCGCCGGGTTCGAGGACGCGCTCTCGAAACCGCCGATCGGTCCCGGTGCGGAGTTCGAACAGGCGCAGGTCCAGCCGCCGGTTCTGGCTGTCGACGTCCTCGGTCCGGTCGATGAACGCCCGGATCGGCTCCGGCGGTGCCCGCCCGCCGTCGACGTCGATCCGGGCGTGTTCCTCGAGTCGGAAGTCCGCTCCCGGCGGTTCGATCAGGACGCTACCCGATCCGTCGTCGAGTCGGAACGGGACGTACCGCTCGCCGG includes:
- a CDS encoding Hsp20/alpha crystallin family protein, whose protein sequence is MSALRDALRDLSEDVFFDLLESEEAYLLVLDVPGASADSLDLSIEEGRISIEARREKDLADDYDYVEENRSLFLDLEVPLPDDAAESESEAVVERGVLELTLPKRSGVDETTIDVVDGDV
- a CDS encoding ABC1 kinase family protein encodes the protein MLAYARDRRRFLLFGRRRRVDSATHRHRAEVLLESLLTLGPTFIKLGQLLSTRPDVLPPEYIEVLSALQDEVPPAEWAGAKRVLEDELGPVEERFVEFDTDAISGASLGQVYRARIDGQAEVRENGPEQEVVHDVAVKVRRPGIEDLVEADLRVVRWSLPILMYFVDDSRAFSLENLADEFAKTIREEMDYEREATMLTEIRANFDDDDRFVIPRVIESHSGPRVLTMEYVGGTKINDVAELDRKGIDRTEVAENLQRSYLQMIIDDGVFHADPHPGNLAVTDEGRIIFYDFGMSGRVDEFVQEKIVDFYIAVANQDIDAILDALIEIGTLSPEADRGVMAEVMELAIADARGQDIEQYRVQQIVGQIEDSIYEFPFRLPKNLALVLRVATVVEGVCVTLDSNFDFIATATDYLTEQGYREESIRQYIENSGEQLRRSGESLTRIAPKTERTLDRLDRDDLYVRIGVEDSKGVFETLARRLIYGMLLTMSLFSMGVLYALEAPEASIVAAVFSALVVLLLYRSFRGAKSIGAKPQFTRQNLRQRRGNE
- a CDS encoding E3 ubiquitin ligase family protein, which encodes MVAPSPSPVALVGLVVVAAGTLLALVYGVRELRLASHVLRSRPDAVLDAPDGGPIQLRGTAKPAGGRVRSPFTDTSCLASEYVVEEARDSKHGRSWTTIASGERYVPFRLDDGSGSVLIEPPGADFRLEEHARIDVDGGRAPPEPIRAFIDRTEDVDSQNRRLDLRLFELRTGTDRRFRERVLEPGEEILVLGTARYDTTVSRRSGEVNAAVGIDERVLSDSRWIRLRHRLFGYPFVVSDSTERRLGLRAGLRGGGAVVAAVAVIGLAIAWVL